In Streptomyces sp. NBC_00414, a single window of DNA contains:
- a CDS encoding HGxxPAAW family protein, protein MAGSSHGHTPAAWTGVIIAIIGFCVSGAFMVMASPLGFWAGMVIVALGGVVGMAMRAAGLGQAKRTHPTHQVASAES, encoded by the coding sequence ATGGCGGGCAGCAGCCACGGTCACACCCCGGCCGCCTGGACCGGTGTCATCATCGCCATCATCGGTTTCTGCGTCTCCGGTGCCTTCATGGTCATGGCCAGCCCGCTGGGCTTCTGGGCCGGCATGGTCATCGTCGCCCTCGGTGGCGTGGTCGGCATGGCGATGCGCGCGGCGGGCCTCGGCCAGGCGAAGCGCACCCACCCCACCCACCAGGTGGCGTCGGCCGAGAGCTGA
- a CDS encoding DUF2752 domain-containing protein yields the protein MRRVNAESQRMTPAPGSATALRRLAVPGGILVAVAAAFAYVGTVDPNEPGHYPACPLLRYAGVYCPGCGGLRSAYAVVHGDLGTALGANAVAVIGYLVFAVLWTVWVVRTIRGRPTRVDPGTPLLWTLGALLLVFTVVRNLPFGGWLHP from the coding sequence ATGCGACGGGTGAACGCCGAATCCCAGAGGATGACGCCCGCTCCCGGATCCGCGACCGCTCTACGACGGCTCGCCGTGCCCGGCGGGATCCTCGTGGCCGTCGCCGCGGCCTTCGCGTACGTGGGAACCGTCGACCCGAACGAACCGGGCCACTACCCCGCCTGCCCGCTGCTCCGGTACGCGGGCGTCTACTGCCCCGGCTGCGGAGGACTGCGCAGCGCCTACGCCGTCGTGCACGGGGACCTCGGTACGGCCCTGGGAGCCAACGCGGTCGCCGTGATCGGCTATCTGGTCTTCGCCGTGCTGTGGACCGTCTGGGTGGTCCGCACGATCCGGGGCCGGCCCACCCGGGTCGATCCCGGGACCCCGCTGCTGTGGACGCTGGGCGCGTTGTTGCTGGTCTTCACCGTTGTCCGGAACCTGCCGTTCGGTGGCTGGCTCCACCCTTGA
- the trpC gene encoding indole-3-glycerol phosphate synthase TrpC yields the protein MSVLDEIIDGVRADLAERQARVSLDELKERAAKAQPAKDGVAALRGDGVKVICEVKRSSPSKGALAAIADPAALAADYEAGGAAVISVLTEQRRFGGSLADLEAVRARVDIPVLRKDFIVTSYQLWEARAYGADLALLIVAALDQPALESLIERAESIGLTPLVEVHDEDEVDRAVDAGAKVIGVNARNLKDLKVDRGTFERIAPEIPAHIVKIAESGVRGPHDLIAYANAGADAVLVGESLVTGRDPKTAVSDLVAAGAHPALRHGRG from the coding sequence GTGAGTGTGCTCGACGAGATCATCGACGGAGTCCGTGCCGACCTCGCGGAGCGGCAGGCGCGCGTCAGCCTCGACGAGCTCAAGGAGCGCGCCGCGAAGGCTCAGCCTGCCAAGGACGGTGTCGCGGCCCTGCGCGGCGACGGCGTCAAGGTCATCTGCGAGGTCAAGCGCTCCAGCCCGTCCAAGGGCGCCCTCGCCGCGATCGCGGACCCCGCGGCCCTCGCCGCGGACTACGAGGCCGGCGGCGCGGCCGTCATCTCCGTGCTCACCGAACAGCGCCGCTTCGGCGGCTCGCTCGCCGACCTGGAGGCCGTCCGGGCCCGGGTCGACATCCCGGTGCTGCGCAAGGACTTCATCGTCACGTCGTACCAGCTGTGGGAGGCCCGGGCGTACGGGGCCGACCTCGCGCTGCTCATCGTGGCCGCCCTCGACCAGCCCGCCCTGGAGTCCCTCATCGAGCGCGCCGAGTCCATCGGGCTCACCCCGCTCGTCGAGGTGCACGACGAGGACGAGGTCGACCGGGCGGTGGACGCCGGGGCGAAGGTCATCGGCGTCAACGCGCGCAACCTCAAGGACCTCAAGGTCGACCGCGGCACCTTCGAGCGCATCGCACCCGAGATCCCCGCGCACATCGTGAAGATCGCCGAGTCCGGTGTCCGCGGGCCGCACGACCTCATCGCCTACGCCAACGCGGGCGCCGACGCCGTACTCGTCGGTGAGTCCCTGGTGACCGGCCGGGACCCGAAGACCGCCGTCTCCGACCTGGTCGCCGCGGGCGCGCACCCCGCGCTGCGGCACGGACGGGGCTGA
- the trpM gene encoding tryptophan biosynthesis modulator TrpM, with protein MHADRLLATTTRPGSRPDGGPAGVRSAAAAPSVARGPYARLARGCRPRGCRAPARRVHGRRVRYVIGDEPGQVNGMRWRRRVSPAVS; from the coding sequence ATGCACGCCGACCGCCTCCTCGCCACGACCACCCGTCCGGGCTCCCGCCCGGACGGTGGTCCGGCAGGTGTGCGGTCCGCCGCCGCGGCGCCCTCGGTGGCCCGCGGCCCCTATGCCCGGCTCGCCCGCGGCTGCCGTCCGCGCGGCTGCCGGGCGCCCGCGCGGCGTGTGCACGGGCGGCGGGTGCGGTACGTCATCGGCGACGAGCCGGGCCAGGTGAACGGCATGCGATGGCGCCGGCGCGTGTCACCCGCGGTGAGCTGA